The following are from one region of the Fibrobacterota bacterium genome:
- a CDS encoding bifunctional acetate--CoA ligase family protein/GNAT family N-acetyltransferase produces the protein MEPEAIRPADRDPSHEILSQGHNGLFPFFHPRRVAVVGATDKQGSVGRAVFRNLLRNPSGVPIVPVNPARPSVADVKAYPSLTRIPDPVDLAIIITPAASVPGLIQECVDMGVQAAVIISAGFRETGPAGLAIEQEVMLKARGKLRIIGPNCLGIMNPLLGLNATFAGDVARPGNLAFLSQSGALCTAILDWSLKAGIGFSGFVSTGSMMDVGWGDLIDYFGDDPNTKAILLYMETIGDARAFLSSAREVALSKPIIVIKGGRTEEAAKAVSSHTGTLAGSDAVLDAAFRRVGVQRVDSIAELFYLASSLGQQPRPKGPKLTVVTNAGGPGVLCVDALIRDGGSLAPLTPETSKALDAILPPHWSHNNPIDVIGDADPDRFTEAVRIALADPASDGVLAILTVQAMTDPAVTAQKMASLERPSDTPLLASWMGGASMDEGIKLLNGAGIPTFPFPDTAARIFNYMAAYQKNLRNLYETPRMPGKEEDARERRSAVEAILAGPWEAGRATLTEWESKRVLKAYGVPVVETAVAHSEADAAEKAASIGYPVVLKLHSETLTHKTDVDGVVLDLRDAEQVRKAFQAIRASVATKAGAQHFQGVSVQPMIREKGYELILGGNVNPQFGPVVLFGWGGTLVEVMQDTSLALPPLNTNLARLLMERTRVFRALQGARGKPRVDLKALQETLVRFSYIMLENPRIKEIDINPFLVSDKVQIALDARVILHERDVDLDGLTRPAIRPYPSQYMWNFSLRDGRRVLLRPIRPEDEPLIARFHGRLSERTVYNRYLRTTHLDHRVAHDRLVRICFNDYDRNLALIAVTEAAGAGQPEVSAVARLVKKRGGQEAELSLLVEDGYQSQGLGKELVRRLLQVAVAEGMERVVAHILESNQAMQALCRGLGFRLSPEGTADSVLAVYELGAPH, from the coding sequence ATGGAACCCGAGGCCATCCGTCCCGCCGATCGCGATCCTTCCCACGAGATCCTGAGCCAAGGCCACAATGGCCTCTTCCCTTTTTTCCATCCGCGCCGCGTGGCCGTTGTGGGAGCGACAGACAAGCAAGGCAGCGTCGGCCGCGCCGTGTTCCGCAACCTGTTGCGGAATCCGTCCGGGGTGCCCATCGTCCCGGTAAACCCCGCCCGCCCCAGCGTCGCCGATGTCAAGGCCTACCCCTCCCTCACCCGCATTCCCGACCCCGTGGATTTGGCCATCATCATCACCCCGGCCGCCAGCGTGCCCGGCCTGATCCAGGAATGCGTGGACATGGGAGTCCAGGCGGCGGTGATCATTTCCGCCGGCTTCCGGGAGACGGGCCCGGCCGGTTTGGCCATCGAGCAGGAAGTGATGCTGAAGGCCCGGGGAAAGCTCCGTATCATCGGGCCGAACTGCCTGGGCATCATGAACCCGCTTTTAGGGCTGAACGCCACCTTCGCCGGGGACGTGGCCCGGCCGGGGAACCTGGCCTTCCTGAGCCAGAGCGGGGCCCTCTGCACCGCCATTTTGGACTGGAGCCTGAAGGCGGGCATCGGCTTCAGCGGATTCGTTTCCACCGGATCGATGATGGACGTGGGCTGGGGCGACCTGATCGATTATTTCGGGGATGATCCGAACACCAAGGCCATCCTCCTCTACATGGAGACCATCGGCGACGCCCGCGCCTTCCTTTCCTCGGCGCGCGAGGTGGCCCTTTCCAAACCCATCATCGTCATCAAGGGCGGCCGCACCGAAGAAGCCGCCAAGGCGGTCTCTTCCCATACGGGCACCCTGGCCGGCAGCGACGCCGTGTTGGACGCGGCCTTCCGCCGCGTAGGCGTGCAGCGCGTGGATTCCATCGCCGAACTATTCTACCTGGCCTCGAGCCTGGGGCAGCAGCCTCGGCCCAAGGGGCCCAAACTCACCGTGGTCACCAACGCCGGCGGCCCCGGCGTGCTCTGCGTGGACGCCTTGATCCGGGACGGCGGCAGCCTCGCGCCATTGACGCCCGAGACCTCCAAGGCCCTGGACGCCATCCTTCCTCCGCATTGGAGCCACAACAATCCCATCGACGTGATCGGGGACGCCGATCCGGATCGGTTCACCGAAGCCGTCCGCATCGCCCTGGCCGATCCCGCCAGCGATGGCGTGCTTGCCATACTCACCGTGCAGGCCATGACCGATCCCGCCGTCACCGCGCAGAAGATGGCCTCGCTGGAGCGGCCTTCGGATACGCCTCTCCTCGCCAGCTGGATGGGCGGCGCCAGCATGGATGAGGGCATAAAGCTATTGAACGGCGCAGGCATTCCCACCTTCCCCTTCCCGGACACGGCGGCCCGGATTTTCAATTACATGGCCGCCTACCAGAAGAACCTCCGTAACTTGTATGAGACCCCCCGGATGCCCGGTAAGGAGGAAGATGCCCGCGAACGCCGCTCGGCGGTCGAGGCCATCCTGGCGGGACCATGGGAAGCGGGCCGCGCCACCCTGACCGAATGGGAATCGAAACGCGTATTGAAGGCCTACGGCGTGCCCGTGGTGGAGACGGCCGTGGCGCATTCGGAAGCGGATGCCGCCGAAAAGGCCGCATCCATCGGTTATCCGGTGGTCCTCAAGTTGCATAGCGAAACCCTGACCCATAAGACCGACGTGGATGGCGTGGTGCTCGATCTGAGGGATGCCGAACAGGTGCGGAAAGCCTTCCAGGCGATACGGGCTTCGGTGGCCACGAAGGCGGGCGCCCAGCATTTCCAAGGAGTAAGCGTACAACCCATGATCCGCGAAAAAGGCTATGAGCTGATCCTGGGGGGGAACGTTAATCCCCAGTTCGGACCAGTCGTCCTATTCGGCTGGGGCGGTACCTTGGTGGAGGTGATGCAGGATACCAGCCTGGCCCTGCCGCCGCTCAACACCAACCTCGCGCGCCTGCTGATGGAACGCACGCGCGTCTTCCGGGCCTTGCAGGGCGCGCGGGGCAAGCCGCGCGTGGACCTCAAAGCCCTCCAGGAGACCCTGGTGCGTTTCAGCTACATCATGCTGGAGAATCCCCGCATCAAGGAAATCGACATCAATCCCTTCCTGGTTTCGGACAAGGTGCAGATCGCCTTGGATGCCCGCGTCATCCTCCACGAACGGGATGTCGACTTGGACGGCCTCACGCGCCCGGCCATCCGCCCCTATCCGTCCCAATACATGTGGAACTTCTCGTTGCGAGACGGCCGCCGGGTTTTGCTCCGCCCCATCCGTCCGGAGGACGAACCCTTGATCGCCCGCTTCCATGGCCGCTTATCGGAGCGGACCGTTTATAACCGGTACTTGCGGACCACGCACCTCGATCATCGCGTGGCCCACGATCGCCTGGTGCGCATCTGCTTCAACGATTACGATCGCAACCTGGCCCTGATCGCGGTGACGGAAGCAGCGGGCGCCGGACAGCCCGAGGTTTCCGCCGTGGCCCGCTTGGTCAAGAAGCGCGGGGGCCAGGAAGCCGAACTCTCCCTCTTGGTCGAGGATGGCTATCAAAGCCAGGGACTTGGGAAAGAGTTGGTTCGGCGCCTGCTCCAGGTCGCCGTGGCGGAAGGCATGGAACGCGTGGTGGCGCATATCCTGGAATCCAACCAGGCGATGCAGGCCCTTTGCCGGGGCCTCGGCTTCCGGCTCAGCCCCGAAGGGACCGCGGATTCGGTCCTGGCGGTTTACGAGCTGGGCGCGCCGCATTGA
- a CDS encoding PilT/PilU family type 4a pilus ATPase, giving the protein MAQIDALFREMTRMGGSDLHLEEGRIPKARVNGDLMDLPLPVLGPERMRELLGEIAGTERWEKFENGGDLDFAYAMGDEARFRANYLRQYTGYGAVFRIIPSKVLSLEQLGAPDVFKSFAELASGLVVVTGPTGSGKSTTLAAIIDHINSNHCRKIITIEEPVEFVHQCKRSVVSHREVGEDTESFMAGLKGAIKSDVNIVLVGEMRDRETIELALTAAEMGILVFGTLHTNSAAKTIDRIIDVFPAKKKNQIRSLLANCLKGVVAQQLLKSADGTRRWAAHEILLHCSALGGIIRAGETLKLNSVMQTNRGLGMVSMDDCLLEMIKAGKVTQEAAYMKALDKTRFR; this is encoded by the coding sequence ATGGCCCAAATCGACGCATTGTTCCGGGAGATGACCCGCATGGGCGGATCGGACCTGCACCTGGAAGAGGGACGCATCCCGAAAGCGCGCGTGAACGGGGATTTGATGGACCTTCCCCTCCCGGTCCTGGGTCCCGAGCGGATGCGCGAACTGTTGGGCGAAATCGCGGGCACGGAGCGTTGGGAGAAATTCGAGAACGGGGGCGATCTCGATTTCGCCTACGCCATGGGGGATGAAGCGCGCTTCCGCGCGAACTACTTGCGGCAATACACCGGCTATGGGGCCGTCTTCCGCATCATCCCGAGCAAGGTGTTGTCCCTGGAGCAGTTGGGCGCTCCCGACGTATTCAAATCCTTCGCCGAGCTCGCCTCGGGCCTGGTGGTGGTCACCGGTCCCACGGGCTCGGGCAAATCCACCACCTTGGCCGCCATCATCGACCATATCAACTCCAACCATTGCCGCAAGATCATCACCATCGAGGAGCCGGTGGAGTTCGTGCATCAGTGCAAACGCTCGGTCGTCTCGCATCGGGAGGTGGGAGAGGATACGGAATCCTTCATGGCCGGCCTCAAAGGGGCCATCAAAAGCGACGTCAACATCGTCCTGGTGGGCGAAATGCGCGATCGCGAAACCATCGAATTGGCCCTCACCGCGGCCGAAATGGGCATCCTGGTATTCGGCACCCTGCATACCAACTCGGCCGCCAAGACCATCGACCGCATCATCGACGTGTTCCCGGCCAAGAAGAAGAACCAGATCCGCTCCCTGCTGGCCAACTGCCTGAAGGGCGTGGTCGCGCAGCAATTGCTCAAGAGCGCGGACGGCACCCGCCGTTGGGCCGCTCATGAGATCCTACTGCATTGCTCGGCCTTGGGGGGAATCATCCGCGCGGGTGAAACCCTCAAGCTCAACTCGGTGATGCAGACCAATCGGGGGCTGGGCATGGTCAGCATGGACGATTGCCTGCTCGAAATGATCAAGGCCGGTAAGGTGACCCAGGAGGCCGCCTACATGAAGGCCCTGGATAAGACCCGCTTCCGCTGA
- a CDS encoding PilT/PilU family type 4a pilus ATPase: MIDNQLAANLLLSHQLASREQILSVWPQVSAEKDVALLLVEIGVLPEPTYYELRTYLESIQAPAPAAMAIEPDSGPGLPAEPIVQRDPSITDVVEENWIPVAEDVQPEARKTSRAEHEMRKRAAESAHLPAPEKTVPNAPAASLPASPASAQSHSAAPPLSAAPSPATARLVREDRPAADGPRVDAPASIGPGSSWGELLAYARQQHAADLHLSAGNPIMLRRYGALQAVSAEPLSQTSIRGWVESALGGEQFLAFEDKGDLEFIYTLPHHGRYRVTLLKQRRGWDVTARVIPDRIRSMEEAGLPESCRELTKWAQGLVLVTGPVGCGKTSTLATLVDIVNSERHDHIITIEEPIEIIYPPSNCRITQRQIGPHTLSHDAALRAALREDPDIIVISELRDLDTIRVAVSAAETGHLVFGTMNTTNATRTLNRLIDSFPPEEQGIVRNMISESLRGVISQQLLPRTDGEGMLPAFEVLTVTTAVANMIRKDEVHQLGTAMLTGKTAGMILLDDSLRYLVDRGLVNPAEAMCRATNPKDFEKYLGRR, from the coding sequence ATGATTGACAACCAACTTGCCGCGAACTTGCTCCTCTCCCACCAACTGGCGTCCCGGGAGCAGATCCTTTCCGTATGGCCCCAAGTATCGGCCGAGAAGGATGTCGCATTGCTGCTGGTCGAAATAGGCGTCCTTCCCGAACCGACCTACTACGAACTCCGTACCTACCTCGAATCCATCCAGGCTCCCGCGCCTGCGGCGATGGCCATCGAACCCGATTCGGGGCCGGGCCTACCCGCCGAACCGATCGTACAACGCGATCCCTCCATTACCGACGTGGTCGAGGAGAATTGGATTCCGGTGGCGGAGGACGTCCAGCCTGAAGCGCGCAAGACCAGCCGGGCGGAGCATGAGATGCGCAAACGCGCGGCGGAATCCGCGCACCTCCCTGCCCCGGAGAAAACCGTTCCGAATGCGCCGGCCGCATCGCTTCCCGCCTCGCCCGCCTCGGCGCAATCGCATTCCGCGGCGCCACCTCTTTCCGCGGCGCCTTCGCCGGCCACGGCACGCTTGGTCCGCGAGGATCGACCCGCCGCCGACGGGCCGCGTGTGGACGCGCCCGCGAGCATAGGCCCCGGAAGCTCCTGGGGGGAATTGTTGGCCTATGCGCGCCAACAGCATGCCGCGGATCTGCATCTCTCCGCGGGAAACCCCATCATGCTGCGCCGCTACGGGGCCCTGCAAGCCGTCTCCGCGGAGCCGTTGAGCCAAACCAGCATCCGGGGTTGGGTCGAAAGCGCCCTCGGCGGGGAGCAATTCCTGGCCTTCGAGGACAAAGGCGATCTCGAGTTCATCTACACGTTACCGCATCATGGGCGTTACCGTGTCACCCTTCTCAAGCAAAGGCGCGGGTGGGACGTGACGGCGCGGGTCATCCCGGACCGCATCCGCAGCATGGAAGAGGCCGGCCTTCCGGAATCCTGCCGCGAGCTGACCAAATGGGCCCAGGGCCTGGTCTTGGTGACGGGTCCGGTAGGCTGCGGCAAGACCTCCACCTTGGCCACCCTGGTTGACATCGTGAACAGCGAGCGGCATGACCATATCATCACCATCGAGGAGCCGATCGAGATCATCTATCCGCCCTCCAACTGCCGCATCACCCAGCGGCAGATCGGGCCGCACACCTTGTCCCATGACGCGGCCCTGCGCGCGGCACTCCGCGAGGACCCGGACATCATCGTCATTTCGGAATTGCGGGACCTGGACACCATACGCGTGGCCGTCTCGGCCGCGGAGACCGGGCATCTGGTCTTCGGGACCATGAACACCACCAATGCCACCCGCACCTTGAACCGCCTGATCGACAGCTTCCCGCCCGAAGAGCAAGGCATCGTACGCAACATGATCTCGGAATCGCTGCGCGGGGTGATCTCCCAACAGCTCCTGCCCCGTACCGACGGGGAGGGAATGCTTCCGGCTTTCGAGGTTTTGACGGTCACGACCGCGGTCGCCAACATGATCCGCAAGGATGAGGTACATCAATTGGGCACGGCCATGCTCACCGGCAAGACGGCCGGCATGATCTTGCTGGACGATTCCCTGCGCTATCTGGTGGATCGCGGCTTGGTCAATCCTGCGGAAGCGATGTGCCGGGCCACCAATCCCAAGGACTTCGAGAAATACCTGGGGCGGAGATAG